A region from the Streptomyces sp. 3214.6 genome encodes:
- a CDS encoding ABC transporter substrate-binding protein, which translates to MAAVLAGCGLSGGSDDVTLRLVAADYGDSSANSSKKYWDQLVKAYEKNHPGVTVEVTVYSWNDVDAKVKAMVDAGKAPDMAQIGAYSDYAAEDLLYRAGDVLSIPVEADFVAQLAGAGKVRGVQYGMPFASSTRLLFYNKTLFAKAGLTPPTTWAQLAKDAKALKEEGVKYPYALPLGPEEAQAETLQWLLSGGGGYTQTVSSYSLDSAENVDTFNWLKNQLVGKDLTGPVPPGKLNRAAAFAAFAAGDVGMLNGHPSLMKAAESKGVKFGMVPMPGVAGPSKASMGVADWMTAFKQNGHAEQIGDFLDFVYSEKNVLAFSREYDLLPVTGSASQVMGAAQEDADLRPFLEELPLSESYPVGRTSWAKVSAAIKKRIGQAVTPNGSPAEVLGELQTTATTLDAATGE; encoded by the coding sequence ATGGCGGCGGTCCTCGCCGGCTGCGGCCTGAGCGGAGGCTCCGACGACGTCACCCTGAGACTCGTCGCCGCCGACTACGGCGACAGCAGCGCCAACAGCTCCAAGAAGTACTGGGACCAGCTCGTCAAGGCGTACGAGAAGAACCACCCCGGCGTCACCGTCGAGGTGACCGTGTACTCCTGGAACGACGTCGACGCCAAGGTCAAGGCCATGGTCGACGCGGGCAAGGCGCCCGACATGGCCCAGATCGGCGCCTACTCCGACTACGCCGCCGAGGACCTCCTCTACCGGGCCGGCGACGTGCTCTCCATCCCCGTCGAGGCCGACTTCGTGGCCCAGCTCGCAGGCGCGGGCAAGGTGCGCGGGGTCCAGTACGGCATGCCGTTCGCGTCCTCCACGCGGCTGCTGTTCTACAACAAGACCCTCTTCGCCAAGGCCGGCCTCACCCCGCCGACCACCTGGGCCCAGCTCGCCAAGGACGCGAAGGCGCTCAAGGAGGAGGGCGTGAAGTACCCGTACGCGCTCCCGCTGGGCCCCGAGGAAGCGCAGGCCGAGACCCTGCAGTGGCTGCTCAGCGGCGGGGGCGGCTACACGCAGACCGTCAGCAGCTACAGCCTCGACTCCGCCGAGAACGTCGACACGTTCAACTGGCTGAAGAACCAACTCGTCGGCAAGGACCTGACCGGGCCCGTCCCGCCGGGCAAGCTGAACCGGGCCGCCGCGTTCGCCGCGTTCGCCGCCGGCGACGTGGGCATGCTCAACGGGCACCCGTCGCTGATGAAGGCGGCCGAGAGCAAGGGCGTGAAGTTCGGCATGGTGCCGATGCCCGGGGTCGCCGGTCCCAGCAAGGCCTCCATGGGCGTCGCCGACTGGATGACCGCCTTCAAGCAGAACGGGCACGCCGAGCAGATCGGCGACTTCCTCGACTTCGTCTACAGCGAGAAGAACGTCCTCGCCTTCTCCCGCGAGTACGACCTGCTGCCGGTCACCGGCTCCGCGTCCCAGGTGATGGGCGCGGCCCAGGAGGACGCCGACCTCCGGCCGTTCCTGGAGGAACTCCCGCTGTCGGAGAGCTACCCCGTCGGACGGACCTCCTGGGCGAAGGTCAGCGCGGCGATCAAGAAGCGGATCGGCCAGGCCGTGACCCCGAACGGCAGCCCGGCCGAGGTGCTGGGCGAACTCCAGACGACGGCGACGACACTGGACGCGGCCACCGGCGAATGA
- a CDS encoding DUF3263 domain-containing protein, with product MEQREEERREEELGARERSILALERRGFPGPGAKERAIREELDLSPVRYYQLVNALLDDPRALAHDPVTVNRLRRVRETRRGER from the coding sequence ATGGAGCAGCGAGAGGAAGAACGGCGAGAGGAAGAACTGGGGGCCAGGGAACGGAGCATCCTGGCCCTGGAGCGGCGCGGGTTCCCCGGCCCCGGCGCGAAGGAACGGGCGATACGCGAGGAACTCGACCTGTCCCCGGTCCGCTACTACCAGCTCGTCAACGCCCTCCTCGACGACCCACGCGCCCTGGCTCACGACCCGGTGACGGTGAACAGGCTGAGAAGGGTGAGGGAGACGAGGCGCGGGGAACGCTAA
- the otsB gene encoding trehalose-phosphatase, whose protein sequence is MGTQETHSTEPEPALTTPTTPAGREALAAILARPSRTLVALDFDGTLAPIVENPEDARAHPDAVPVLADLAPKVAAVAVITGRPAEVAVHHGGFAGVDGLAHLSVLGHYGAERWDARTGALNAPAPHPGVAAVRAELPQVLAAAGDRPGVWVEEKGGRAVAVHTRRADDPQAAFDALRAPLTDLATRHGLIVEPGRMVLELRPPGMDKGVALLEHVRETGAQSVLYAGDDLGDLPAFAAIEKLRSDGIPGLLVCSGTPEVTELAARADLVVDGPAGVVGLLRNLAAQLT, encoded by the coding sequence ATGGGCACCCAAGAGACGCACTCCACGGAACCCGAACCCGCACTCACCACCCCCACGACCCCCGCCGGTCGCGAGGCGCTCGCCGCGATCCTCGCCCGTCCCTCCCGCACCCTCGTCGCCCTCGACTTCGACGGCACCCTCGCCCCGATCGTCGAGAACCCGGAGGACGCCCGGGCGCACCCCGACGCCGTCCCCGTGCTCGCGGACCTCGCACCGAAGGTCGCCGCCGTCGCCGTGATCACGGGCCGGCCCGCCGAGGTCGCCGTACACCACGGCGGTTTCGCCGGGGTCGACGGGCTGGCGCACCTCTCCGTCCTCGGCCACTACGGCGCCGAACGCTGGGACGCCCGCACCGGCGCCCTGAACGCCCCCGCCCCGCACCCCGGCGTGGCCGCCGTCCGCGCCGAACTCCCGCAGGTCCTGGCGGCGGCCGGCGACCGGCCGGGCGTCTGGGTCGAGGAGAAGGGCGGCCGGGCCGTCGCCGTCCACACCCGCCGCGCCGACGACCCCCAGGCCGCCTTCGACGCCCTGCGCGCCCCCCTCACCGACCTCGCCACCCGGCACGGCCTGATCGTCGAGCCCGGCCGCATGGTCCTGGAACTGCGCCCGCCCGGCATGGACAAGGGCGTGGCCCTGCTGGAACACGTCCGAGAGACCGGCGCGCAGTCGGTCCTCTACGCCGGCGACGACCTCGGCGACCTCCCGGCCTTCGCCGCCATCGAGAAACTCCGCTCCGACGGCATCCCCGGCCTACTGGTCTGCAGCGGCACCCCGGAAGTCACCGAACTGGCAGCCCGCGCAGACCTCGTCGTCGACGGCCCTGCCGGCGTCGTAGGCCTGCTGCGAAACCTGGCGGCTCAGCTCACCTGA
- a CDS encoding alpha,alpha-trehalose-phosphate synthase (UDP-forming) translates to MASTHDAAARGAEVLVASNRGPVSYEVREDGSLHAKRGGGGLVSGLSAIGPDAGALWVCAALSDGDREAVSRGVGEEGVRMLPIPADVHADAYNGIANSVLWFIHHLLYQTPLEPVFDAEFRRQWASYEAYNRAFAQALAEEAADGAAVLVQDYHLCLVPGMLRELRPDLRIGHFSHTPWAPVDYFGMLPGDIREQLLRGMLGADRLGFLTRRWADAFTACCTEFAGEPGRTRIGVHGLGADADFLRERSHRPDVDERMAALREEIGEGRRTIVRVDRTELSKNIVRGLLAYRQLLDDHPEWRERVVHVAFAYPSRQDLAVYRDYMAEVRRLTEEINSGYGTAGWTPVLLNLEDDFARSLAAYRLADVALVNPIRDGMNLVAKEVPVVSDQGCALVLSREAGAYWELGEDAIVVNPYDILETAQALHEGLTMKPEERAERTKRLSAAATALPPAKWFLDQLTALRELQPT, encoded by the coding sequence ATGGCTTCCACGCACGATGCTGCTGCTCGGGGTGCTGAGGTGCTGGTCGCGTCCAACCGCGGTCCGGTCTCCTACGAGGTGCGCGAGGACGGCTCGCTGCACGCGAAACGCGGTGGCGGCGGGCTGGTCTCCGGCCTGTCGGCCATCGGCCCCGACGCGGGCGCCCTCTGGGTGTGCGCGGCGCTCTCCGACGGCGACCGGGAGGCGGTCTCGCGCGGGGTCGGCGAGGAGGGCGTGCGGATGCTGCCCATTCCGGCCGACGTGCACGCCGACGCGTACAACGGCATCGCCAACTCGGTTCTCTGGTTCATCCACCACCTGCTCTACCAGACCCCGCTGGAGCCGGTCTTCGACGCGGAGTTCCGCCGCCAGTGGGCGTCGTACGAGGCCTACAACCGGGCGTTCGCCCAGGCGCTGGCGGAGGAGGCGGCGGACGGGGCGGCCGTCCTCGTCCAGGACTACCACCTGTGCCTGGTCCCCGGGATGCTCCGCGAGCTGCGCCCCGACCTGCGCATCGGTCACTTCTCGCACACCCCGTGGGCGCCGGTCGACTACTTCGGGATGCTGCCCGGGGACATCCGCGAGCAGTTGCTGCGGGGCATGCTCGGCGCGGACCGCCTGGGTTTCCTCACCCGGCGCTGGGCGGACGCGTTCACCGCGTGCTGTACGGAGTTCGCCGGGGAACCGGGGAGGACGCGGATCGGCGTGCACGGTCTCGGCGCGGACGCCGACTTCCTGCGGGAGCGCTCGCACCGGCCGGACGTGGACGAACGCATGGCGGCCCTGCGCGAGGAGATCGGCGAGGGGCGCAGGACGATCGTGCGGGTCGACCGCACCGAGCTGTCCAAGAACATCGTGCGCGGGCTCCTCGCCTACCGGCAGCTGCTCGACGACCACCCCGAGTGGCGCGAGCGGGTCGTCCACGTGGCCTTCGCCTACCCCTCCCGGCAGGATCTCGCCGTCTACCGCGACTACATGGCGGAGGTACGGCGTCTGACGGAGGAGATCAACTCCGGCTACGGCACCGCCGGCTGGACCCCGGTGCTGCTGAACCTCGAGGACGACTTCGCCCGCTCCCTCGCCGCGTACCGGCTGGCCGACGTGGCCCTGGTGAACCCCATCCGGGACGGCATGAACCTGGTCGCCAAGGAGGTCCCGGTCGTCTCCGACCAGGGCTGCGCGCTGGTCCTGTCCCGGGAGGCCGGCGCGTACTGGGAGCTGGGCGAGGACGCGATCGTCGTCAACCCGTACGACATCCTGGAAACCGCCCAGGCCCTGCACGAGGGCCTGACCATGAAGCCGGAGGAACGCGCCGAGCGCACAAAACGCCTGTCGGCAGCGGCAACGGCGCTCCCCCCGGCCAAGTGGTTCCTCGACCAGCTGACCGCGCTACGAGAGCTCCAGCCGACCTGA
- a CDS encoding glucosyl-3-phosphoglycerate synthase: MLEEVERWLSTRSWSVADRPLHRILAAKRTTNQSVSVVLPALNEEETVGDIVAVIRHDLMHQVPLVDEIVVVDSGSTDRTAEVAAAAGARVVHRDAILPRIPAVPGKGEVLWRSLLVTTGDIVCFIDADLREFSSDFVSGIVGPLLTDPDVDLVKGMYDRPLRGAAGQGGRVTELMARPLLNMHWPQLAGFVQPLGGEYAARRSLLEQLPFPVGYGVELGMLVDALHLVGLDALAQVDVGVRKHRHQDGQALGRMAAAIYRTAQLRLARGHMIRPALTQFERSGDGFEPRTYSVDTEERPPMAEIVEYATRKVA; encoded by the coding sequence GTGCTGGAAGAAGTCGAGCGCTGGCTGAGCACCCGCTCCTGGTCCGTGGCCGATCGCCCGCTGCACCGGATCCTGGCCGCGAAGCGGACCACGAACCAGTCGGTGTCGGTGGTGCTGCCCGCGCTGAACGAGGAGGAGACGGTCGGGGACATCGTCGCCGTCATCCGCCACGATCTCATGCATCAGGTTCCGCTCGTCGACGAGATCGTCGTCGTCGACTCGGGATCGACCGACCGTACGGCCGAGGTCGCGGCGGCGGCAGGCGCGCGGGTCGTGCACCGCGACGCGATCCTGCCCCGCATCCCCGCCGTGCCCGGCAAGGGCGAGGTGCTGTGGCGCTCGCTGCTGGTCACCACCGGGGACATCGTCTGTTTCATCGACGCGGACCTGAGGGAGTTCTCCTCGGACTTCGTCTCGGGGATCGTCGGCCCGCTGCTCACCGACCCGGACGTGGATCTCGTCAAGGGCATGTACGACCGTCCGCTCCGCGGTGCGGCCGGCCAGGGCGGAAGGGTCACCGAGCTGATGGCCCGCCCGCTGCTCAACATGCACTGGCCGCAGCTGGCCGGGTTCGTGCAGCCGCTCGGCGGAGAGTACGCGGCCCGGCGCAGCCTGCTGGAGCAGCTGCCCTTCCCCGTCGGCTACGGCGTGGAGCTGGGCATGCTGGTCGACGCCCTGCACCTGGTGGGGCTCGATGCCCTCGCGCAGGTGGACGTCGGGGTGCGAAAGCACCGCCACCAGGACGGGCAGGCGCTGGGCAGGATGGCGGCGGCGATCTATCGCACCGCGCAGCTGCGGCTGGCCCGCGGGCACATGATCCGCCCGGCCCTCACCCAGTTCGAGCGGAGCGGGGACGGCTTCGAGCCGCGCACGTACTCCGTGGACACCGAGGAACGGCCGCCGATGGCGGAGATCGTCGAGTACGCGACCCGCAAGGTCGCGTAA
- the thrC gene encoding threonine synthase: MAAQTVASTTDSIESTVDLGPATALSCRECGHRVPLGPVFACEECFGPLEIAYDFSSYDTEELRKRIEAGPANIWRYAPLLPVPADVADKPNINPGWTKLVKADNLARELGVDAGKLFVKDDSGNPTHSFKDRVVAQAIEAARAFDFTTLSCSSTGNLAGAVGAAAARAGFRSCVFIPHDLEQGKVVMAAIYGGELVGIEGNYDDVNRFCSELIGDPAGEGWGFVNVNLRPYYAEGSKTLAYEICEQLGWRLPDQLVVPIASGSQLTKIDKGLQELIKLGLVEDRPYKIFGAQAEGCSPVSVAYKAGHDVVRPQKPNTIAKSLAIGNPADGPYVLDIARRTGGAVEDVDDEQIVDAIRLLARTEGIFAETAGGVTVGVTRKLIENGILDPTLTTVVLNTGDGLKTLDAVAGTGLTATIRPNLESFREAGLV, translated from the coding sequence ATGGCTGCGCAGACTGTTGCAAGCACCACGGACAGCATCGAATCCACTGTAGACCTCGGTCCCGCCACGGCGCTGAGCTGCCGCGAGTGCGGTCACCGCGTGCCCCTCGGCCCGGTCTTCGCCTGCGAGGAGTGTTTCGGCCCGCTCGAGATCGCCTACGACTTCTCCTCCTACGACACGGAGGAGCTCCGCAAGCGCATCGAGGCGGGACCCGCGAACATCTGGCGCTACGCGCCGCTGCTGCCCGTCCCGGCCGACGTGGCGGACAAGCCGAACATCAACCCGGGCTGGACCAAGCTCGTCAAGGCCGACAACCTCGCCCGTGAGCTGGGCGTCGACGCCGGCAAGCTGTTCGTCAAGGACGACTCCGGCAACCCGACGCACTCCTTCAAGGACCGCGTCGTCGCGCAGGCCATCGAGGCCGCCCGCGCCTTCGACTTCACGACCCTGTCCTGCTCCTCCACGGGCAACCTGGCCGGCGCCGTCGGTGCGGCCGCCGCCCGCGCCGGCTTCCGCTCCTGCGTGTTCATCCCGCACGACCTGGAGCAGGGCAAGGTCGTCATGGCCGCGATCTACGGCGGCGAGCTCGTCGGCATCGAGGGCAACTACGACGACGTCAACCGCTTCTGCTCCGAGCTCATCGGCGACCCGGCGGGCGAGGGCTGGGGCTTCGTCAACGTCAACCTGCGTCCGTACTACGCCGAGGGTTCCAAGACGCTGGCGTACGAGATCTGCGAGCAGCTCGGGTGGCGTCTGCCGGACCAGCTGGTCGTGCCGATCGCCTCCGGTTCCCAGCTCACGAAGATCGACAAGGGTCTGCAGGAGCTGATCAAGCTCGGCCTCGTCGAGGACAGGCCGTACAAGATCTTCGGTGCGCAGGCGGAGGGGTGCAGCCCGGTGTCCGTCGCGTACAAGGCGGGGCACGACGTGGTCCGGCCGCAGAAGCCGAACACCATCGCCAAGTCGCTGGCGATCGGCAACCCGGCGGACGGTCCCTACGTCCTCGACATCGCCCGGCGGACGGGCGGGGCGGTGGAGGACGTCGACGACGAGCAGATCGTCGACGCGATCCGGCTGCTCGCCCGGACCGAGGGGATCTTCGCGGAGACCGCCGGCGGGGTGACCGTCGGGGTGACGCGGAAGCTGATCGAGAACGGCATCCTCGACCCGACCCTGACGACGGTCGTCCTGAACACCGGCGACGGCCTCAAGACGTTGGACGCGGTGGCCGGCACAGGACTCACCGCGACGATTCGCCCGAACTTGGAGTCGTTCCGGGAAGCTGGGCTCGTCTAA
- a CDS encoding MoaD/ThiS family protein, with protein MSVNVRIPTILRTYTGGAAEVKAEGSTLGEVIADLEKNHTGIAARVLDDQGKLRRFVNVYVNDDDVRFEQGLETATPDGAGVSIIPAVAGG; from the coding sequence GTGAGTGTCAACGTCCGCATCCCCACCATCCTGCGTACCTACACCGGTGGCGCGGCCGAGGTGAAGGCCGAGGGCTCGACCCTCGGCGAGGTCATCGCGGACCTGGAGAAGAACCACACCGGGATCGCCGCTCGGGTTCTGGACGACCAGGGCAAGCTGCGGCGGTTCGTCAACGTGTACGTGAACGATGACGACGTCCGCTTCGAGCAGGGTCTGGAGACGGCGACCCCGGACGGCGCCGGCGTCTCGATCATCCCGGCCGTCGCCGGTGGCTGA
- a CDS encoding cold-shock protein — MAQGTVKWFNAEKGYGFIAVDGGADVFVHYSAIQMDGYRTLEEGQRVDFEISQGQKGPQADMVRLATG; from the coding sequence ATGGCTCAGGGCACCGTCAAGTGGTTCAACGCGGAGAAGGGGTACGGCTTCATCGCGGTCGACGGTGGTGCGGATGTTTTCGTCCACTACAGCGCGATTCAGATGGACGGCTACCGCACCCTGGAAGAGGGTCAGCGGGTCGATTTCGAGATCTCGCAGGGCCAGAAGGGGCCGCAGGCGGACATGGTCCGTCTCGCGACCGGCTGA
- the groL gene encoding chaperonin GroEL (60 kDa chaperone family; promotes refolding of misfolded polypeptides especially under stressful conditions; forms two stacked rings of heptamers to form a barrel-shaped 14mer; ends can be capped by GroES; misfolded proteins enter the barrel where they are refolded when GroES binds), whose amino-acid sequence MAKIIAFDEEARRGLERGMNQLADAVKVTLGPKGRNVVLEKKWGAPTITNDGVSIAKEIELEDPYEKIGAELVKEVAKKTDDVAGDGTTTATVLAQALVKEGLRNVAAGANPMALKRGIEKAVEAVSGALLEQAKDVETKEQIASTASISAADTQIGELIAEAMDKVGKEGVITVEESQTFGLELELTEGMRFDKGYISAYFATDMERMEAVLDDPYILIANSKIANVKDLLPLLEKVMQSGKPLLIIAEDVEGEALSTLVVNKIRGTFKSVAVKAPGFGDRRKAMLNDIAILTGGEVISEEVGLKLENTSLDLLGKARKVVITKDETTIVDGSGSSDQVAGRVNQIRAEIENSDSDYDREKLQERLAKLAGGVAVIKAGAATEVELKERKHRIEDAVRNAKAAVEEGIVAGGGVALIQASAVFEKLELEGDEATGANAVRIALEAPLKQIAVNGGLEGGVVVEKVRNLQVGHGLNAATGEYVDMIAEGIIDPAKVTRSALQNAASIAALFLTTEAVIADKPEKAAAPAGGGMPGGDMDF is encoded by the coding sequence ATGGCCAAGATCATCGCGTTCGACGAGGAGGCACGGCGCGGCCTCGAGCGCGGCATGAACCAGCTCGCGGACGCCGTGAAGGTGACGCTCGGCCCCAAGGGCCGCAACGTCGTCCTCGAGAAGAAGTGGGGCGCCCCCACGATCACCAACGATGGTGTCTCCATCGCCAAGGAGATCGAGCTCGAGGACCCGTACGAGAAGATCGGCGCCGAGCTGGTCAAGGAAGTCGCCAAGAAGACGGACGACGTCGCCGGTGACGGTACGACCACGGCGACCGTTCTCGCCCAGGCCCTGGTCAAGGAGGGCCTGCGCAACGTAGCCGCCGGCGCCAACCCGATGGCCCTCAAGCGTGGCATCGAGAAGGCCGTCGAGGCCGTCTCCGGCGCCCTGCTGGAGCAGGCGAAGGATGTCGAGACCAAGGAGCAGATCGCTTCCACGGCCTCCATCTCCGCCGCCGACACCCAGATCGGCGAGCTCATCGCCGAGGCGATGGACAAGGTCGGCAAGGAAGGCGTCATCACCGTCGAGGAGTCCCAGACCTTCGGTCTGGAGCTTGAGCTCACCGAGGGTATGCGCTTCGACAAGGGCTACATCTCGGCGTACTTCGCCACCGACATGGAGCGTATGGAGGCCGTCCTCGACGACCCGTACATCCTGATCGCGAACTCCAAGATCGCGAACGTCAAGGACCTGCTCCCGCTCCTGGAGAAGGTCATGCAGTCGGGCAAGCCGCTGCTGATCATCGCCGAGGACGTCGAGGGCGAGGCCCTGTCGACCCTGGTCGTCAACAAGATCCGCGGCACCTTCAAGTCCGTCGCGGTCAAGGCCCCGGGCTTCGGCGACCGCCGCAAGGCGATGCTGAACGACATCGCCATCCTCACCGGTGGCGAGGTCATCTCCGAGGAGGTCGGTCTCAAGCTCGAGAACACCTCCCTGGACCTCCTGGGCAAGGCCCGCAAGGTCGTCATCACCAAGGACGAGACGACCATCGTCGACGGCTCCGGTTCCTCGGACCAGGTCGCCGGTCGGGTCAACCAGATCCGCGCCGAGATCGAGAACAGCGACTCGGACTACGACCGCGAGAAGCTGCAGGAGCGCCTGGCGAAGCTCGCCGGCGGTGTCGCGGTCATCAAGGCCGGCGCCGCGACCGAGGTGGAGCTCAAGGAGCGCAAGCACCGCATCGAGGACGCCGTCCGCAACGCGAAGGCCGCCGTCGAGGAGGGCATCGTCGCCGGTGGTGGCGTGGCGCTCATCCAGGCGTCCGCCGTCTTCGAGAAGCTGGAGCTCGAGGGTGACGAGGCGACCGGCGCCAACGCCGTGCGCATCGCGCTGGAGGCCCCGCTCAAGCAGATCGCCGTCAACGGTGGTCTCGAGGGTGGCGTCGTCGTGGAGAAGGTCCGCAACCTCCAGGTCGGCCACGGCCTGAACGCCGCGACCGGCGAGTACGTCGACATGATCGCCGAGGGCATCATCGACCCGGCGAAGGTGACGCGCTCCGCCCTGCAGAACGCCGCCTCCATCGCCGCGCTGTTCCTCACCACCGAGGCCGTCATCGCCGACAAGCCGGAGAAGGCCGCCGCGCCCGCCGGCGGCGGCATGCCGGGCGGTGACATGGACTTCTGA
- a CDS encoding class I SAM-dependent methyltransferase, with protein sequence MPKPRPIPLEESSVVANNTMNRERGLTGVNSYARELGVDPLSHLAHRPAPSWLDLCSGEGRALREAAPALPADTVLTAVDLVGPLVPRPAPPVLEEIVASVSSWTPTRTYDLITCVHGLHYVGDQLGLLTRAASWLTEDGLLLAHFDPDSIRRSDGSPTGRAAVTALRAAGFAYAPRRHLLTLRGGRTVELPFTYVRADPDAGPNYTGQPAVASHYA encoded by the coding sequence ATGCCAAAGCCCCGGCCGATCCCGTTGGAAGAGTCCTCCGTCGTCGCGAACAACACCATGAACCGCGAACGCGGACTCACCGGTGTGAACAGCTACGCACGAGAACTGGGCGTCGACCCCCTGTCCCACCTGGCGCACCGCCCCGCCCCCTCCTGGCTGGACCTCTGCAGCGGCGAGGGCCGCGCCCTGCGGGAGGCCGCCCCCGCCCTGCCCGCCGACACGGTCCTCACCGCCGTCGACCTGGTGGGCCCGCTCGTCCCGCGTCCGGCCCCGCCCGTCCTGGAGGAGATCGTCGCCTCCGTCTCGTCCTGGACCCCGACCCGGACCTACGACCTGATCACCTGCGTCCACGGCCTGCACTACGTCGGCGACCAACTCGGCCTGCTCACCCGGGCCGCCTCCTGGCTGACCGAGGACGGCCTCCTCCTCGCCCACTTCGACCCCGACTCGATCCGCCGCTCCGACGGCTCGCCAACCGGACGGGCAGCCGTAACCGCGCTACGAGCAGCGGGATTCGCCTACGCCCCCCGGCGTCACCTGCTCACTCTCCGAGGCGGCCGAACCGTCGAGCTCCCCTTCACCTACGTCCGCGCCGACCCCGACGCCGGCCCCAACTACACAGGCCAGCCCGCCGTCGCCTCCCACTACGCCTGA
- a CDS encoding NADH:flavin oxidoreductase gives MSVTQPVPSRAAEILSRPVSINGLTVSNRIAMAPMTRMFSPDGIPGEDVASYYARRAAAGVGLIVTEGTTVGHESAGQSDRVPRFHGAEQLAGWAKVAEAVHAGGGKIVPQLWHIGMVRNQGEPPYADAPAVGPSGLRLDGTEGTGKAMTQRDLDDVIGAFAEAAAAAERIGFDGVELHGAHGYLLDQFLWAGTNRRTDAYGGDLVARTKFAAEIVAAVRETVSAEFPIIFRYSQWKSEAYDARLAETPEELDAVLAPLAAAGVDAFHASTRRYWLPEFDGSDLNLAGWTKKLTGKPVITVGSVGLDGDFLSGFAGEGAPLKSLDDLLDRLERDEFDMVAVGRALLQDPEWAAKVLEGRLDELKAYDAAALKTLS, from the coding sequence GTGAGCGTCACCCAGCCCGTCCCGTCCCGCGCCGCCGAGATCCTCTCCCGGCCGGTGTCCATCAACGGACTGACCGTCTCGAACCGCATCGCGATGGCGCCCATGACGCGCATGTTCTCGCCGGACGGCATCCCGGGTGAGGACGTCGCGTCGTACTACGCCCGCCGCGCCGCCGCCGGTGTCGGGCTCATCGTCACCGAGGGGACGACCGTCGGGCACGAGTCCGCCGGGCAGAGCGACCGGGTGCCGCGGTTCCACGGCGCGGAGCAGCTCGCGGGGTGGGCGAAGGTCGCCGAGGCCGTGCACGCGGGCGGCGGGAAGATCGTGCCGCAGCTGTGGCACATCGGGATGGTGCGCAACCAGGGCGAGCCGCCGTACGCGGACGCTCCGGCCGTCGGTCCGTCCGGACTGCGTCTCGACGGTACCGAGGGCACCGGCAAGGCGATGACCCAGCGGGACCTGGACGACGTCATCGGCGCGTTCGCCGAGGCGGCCGCGGCAGCCGAGCGCATCGGCTTCGACGGCGTCGAGCTCCACGGCGCCCACGGCTATCTGCTCGACCAGTTCCTGTGGGCCGGCACCAACCGCCGCACCGACGCCTACGGCGGCGACCTCGTGGCCCGTACGAAGTTCGCCGCCGAGATCGTCGCGGCCGTCCGCGAGACCGTCTCCGCCGAGTTCCCGATCATCTTCCGCTACTCGCAGTGGAAGTCGGAGGCGTACGACGCGCGGCTCGCCGAGACCCCGGAGGAGCTGGACGCCGTCCTCGCGCCGCTGGCCGCCGCCGGTGTCGACGCCTTCCACGCCTCCACCCGCCGCTACTGGCTCCCGGAGTTCGACGGCTCCGACCTCAACCTCGCGGGCTGGACGAAGAAGCTCACCGGCAAGCCCGTCATCACCGTCGGCTCGGTCGGCCTCGACGGGGACTTCCTGAGTGGGTTCGCGGGCGAGGGCGCCCCGCTCAAGAGCCTCGACGACCTCCTCGACCGGCTGGAGCGCGACGAGTTCGACATGGTGGCCGTCGGGCGGGCGCTGCTGCAGGACCCGGAGTGGGCCGCCAAGGTCCTCGAAGGCCGTCTCGACGAGCTGAAGGCCTACGACGCGGCGGCGCTGAAGACTCTCAGCTGA